In a single window of the Luteolibacter yonseiensis genome:
- the glgP gene encoding alpha-glucan family phosphorylase — translation MATSFLPKPFAHHYEIAPEYAKSAVYFSCEFAIDQSFKIYSGGLGFLAGSHMRAAADLRQNLCGIGILWTYGYYNQARGEDRELAVQFRKKEYAFLQDTGIRFTVPVHGHPVWVKAMFLPGDIFNTVPMFFLSTDVEENDGLSRAITHRLYDHDHLRRIAQYIILGAGGARLLDELGIDPEVWHLNEAHGLSAAFHVYSKHRSAAEVKKRFVFTTHTPEEAGNEKHGFNLLRDFSFFGNTPEEEVRRITGIHGDEFNHSLAALRLARIANGVSKLHGEVSRHMWENHPDICPITHVTNAQNKKYWADHGLEHARTRGDTEELRHRKRELKERLFRVVADQTGKLFKPDVLTLVWARRFAGYKRPDLITRDMKLFRELLHNNEYPIQVIWAGKPYPFDYSAIDTFNHLIRLTKDHPNATVLVGYELELSRYLKNGSDIWLNNPVVTREASGTSGMTAAMNGSLNLSTYDGWVCEFAKHGENSFIIPPADRSLSPEDRDRQDMLGFYKIMNEKVLPLYYGNPDEWNKVVLNSMNDVVPFFDADRMADEYYKNIYA, via the coding sequence ATGGCCACCTCATTTCTTCCCAAGCCATTCGCGCACCACTACGAAATCGCCCCCGAATACGCGAAGAGCGCCGTCTATTTCTCCTGCGAATTCGCCATCGACCAGAGCTTCAAGATCTACTCCGGCGGACTGGGATTCCTCGCGGGCTCGCACATGCGCGCCGCGGCCGATCTCCGCCAGAACCTCTGCGGCATCGGCATCCTCTGGACCTATGGTTACTACAACCAGGCCCGGGGGGAGGACCGTGAGCTCGCCGTGCAGTTCAGGAAAAAGGAATACGCCTTCCTCCAGGACACCGGCATCCGCTTCACCGTGCCCGTCCACGGCCACCCGGTCTGGGTGAAGGCCATGTTCCTGCCCGGCGACATTTTCAACACGGTGCCGATGTTTTTCCTCAGCACGGACGTGGAGGAGAACGACGGCCTGTCCCGCGCCATCACCCACCGCCTCTACGACCACGACCATCTCCGGCGCATCGCCCAATACATCATCCTCGGTGCCGGTGGCGCGCGCCTGCTCGACGAACTGGGCATCGATCCGGAAGTCTGGCATCTCAATGAAGCGCACGGCCTCTCCGCAGCCTTCCACGTTTACTCGAAGCACCGCAGCGCCGCCGAGGTGAAAAAACGATTCGTCTTCACGACCCACACGCCGGAGGAGGCTGGAAATGAAAAACACGGCTTCAACCTGCTGCGCGATTTCTCGTTCTTCGGCAACACTCCGGAAGAGGAAGTCCGGAGAATCACGGGCATCCACGGAGACGAGTTCAACCACTCGCTCGCCGCCCTCCGCCTCGCCCGCATCGCGAACGGCGTCTCGAAGCTCCACGGCGAGGTTTCCCGCCACATGTGGGAAAACCATCCGGACATCTGTCCGATCACCCATGTCACGAACGCCCAGAACAAGAAGTATTGGGCGGACCACGGACTCGAGCACGCCCGCACCCGTGGCGACACGGAGGAACTCAGGCACCGCAAACGCGAGCTGAAGGAACGTCTCTTCCGCGTCGTGGCCGACCAGACGGGCAAGCTCTTCAAACCGGATGTGCTCACCCTGGTGTGGGCGCGCCGGTTCGCGGGCTACAAGCGTCCCGATCTCATCACCCGCGACATGAAGCTCTTCCGCGAGCTGCTTCACAACAACGAATACCCCATCCAGGTCATCTGGGCGGGCAAGCCGTATCCCTTCGACTACTCCGCCATCGATACCTTCAACCACCTCATCCGGCTCACGAAGGACCACCCGAACGCCACCGTGCTCGTCGGCTACGAACTGGAGCTCTCACGTTACCTGAAAAACGGTTCGGATATCTGGCTGAACAATCCCGTCGTCACCCGCGAAGCCTCCGGCACCTCGGGCATGACCGCGGCGATGAACGGCTCGCTGAATCTCTCCACCTATGATGGCTGGGTGTGTGAATTCGCCAAACACGGCGAAAACTCGTTCATCATCCCACCTGCGGACCGCTCTCTCAGCCCCGAAGACCGGGACCGCCAGGACATGCTCGGATTCTACAAGATCATGAACGAGAAAGTCCTCCCGCTCTACTATGGCAACCCCGACGAGTGGAACAAGGTCGTGCTGAATTCGATGAACGATGTCGTTCCCTTCTTCGACGCCGACCGCATGGCGGACGAGTATTACAAGAACATCTACGCTTGA
- a CDS encoding acyltransferase family protein has product MHEPPDHDFNPSVNGRAVQLDGLRAIAMMAICWDHWCPAGWPRLFPFEVFLFFFLVLTGYLITGSLLRERDRSEARGGAWKWEALKTYQVRRGLRILAPYYAALALAWLVWAPDVHAALPWYVFHLSNIHMAFLGAWPAGTNHFWSLAMQQQFYLIWPFVIWFLPRKWLVPGIVAFAAIGPGTRLAYDFFHQWFAWPGVVTWSSFDYFGIGGLLAFAVHRGMPLESRGLRLLAAAGLAGYLAVYGSHGMGGPTFGLRPLQQTFLSIALCGLIAAGSVGLPGYLGKLLETPRLLRIGQVSYGIYLFHNLAPLVSGKIFWFLWDAPFQNTPGDILRICAYASVTWALTLASWRWIEQPLQGVREKINGNRPTGRRNP; this is encoded by the coding sequence GTGCACGAACCGCCGGATCATGATTTCAACCCCTCGGTGAACGGACGCGCGGTGCAACTGGACGGGCTGAGGGCGATCGCGATGATGGCGATCTGCTGGGACCACTGGTGCCCGGCCGGCTGGCCGCGGTTGTTTCCGTTCGAGGTGTTCCTGTTTTTCTTCCTGGTTCTCACCGGCTACCTCATCACCGGTTCGCTGCTGCGCGAACGCGACCGCAGCGAGGCACGGGGCGGAGCGTGGAAATGGGAAGCGCTGAAAACCTATCAGGTCCGCCGGGGGTTGCGGATCCTCGCGCCATATTATGCGGCACTCGCCCTGGCGTGGCTGGTGTGGGCTCCGGATGTGCACGCGGCGCTGCCATGGTACGTATTCCATCTCTCAAACATCCACATGGCGTTCCTCGGGGCGTGGCCGGCCGGGACGAATCATTTCTGGTCGTTGGCGATGCAGCAGCAGTTTTATCTGATCTGGCCGTTTGTCATCTGGTTCCTGCCGAGGAAATGGCTCGTGCCCGGCATCGTGGCGTTCGCGGCAATAGGACCGGGGACCCGGCTGGCATACGACTTCTTCCATCAGTGGTTCGCATGGCCGGGGGTGGTGACATGGTCGTCGTTCGATTATTTCGGAATCGGGGGGCTGCTGGCCTTCGCCGTTCATCGCGGGATGCCATTGGAGAGCCGGGGACTGCGCTTGCTTGCGGCAGCGGGACTTGCCGGATATCTGGCGGTTTATGGTTCGCACGGGATGGGTGGACCCACCTTCGGACTGAGGCCGCTGCAGCAGACGTTCCTGTCCATCGCGCTGTGTGGACTGATCGCGGCGGGGTCGGTGGGCTTGCCGGGCTATTTGGGAAAACTCCTCGAAACTCCGAGGTTGCTGCGGATCGGACAGGTTTCCTACGGTATTTATTTGTTTCATAATCTCGCGCCGTTGGTCTCCGGAAAAATCTTCTGGTTCCTGTGGGACGCCCCTTTCCAGAACACGCCCGGCGACATCCTGCGGATCTGCGCCTACGCATCAGTGACTTGGGCGCTGACCCTCGCCTCGTGGCGGTGGATCGAGCAGCCGCTGCAGGGCGTGAGGGAAAAAATCAACGGTAACCGCCCGACGGGCCGCCGGAACCCATGA
- a CDS encoding NPCBM/NEW2 domain-containing protein gives MIRAKSIWAAWMCWVGLLSAAIGASQGDDVAGSAMLRDAMKHISAYHVGQPKSDKVLRVVYFTPGDRDPLADHAGRLDRILDDVAGFYREGFKRFGQDTGGLPLERKDGKLVIHQVKGKLPASSYTYESGSITKAEVRAALKGIVDMDREHVLILYALCHQESDGRYVFNSPYYGDGASSNSSGLCHAADCELLDPRLLGETEKQMVYTEHYYPRVEQTIGKFNGWYIGGIAHELGHGLGLPHDNGSKEERGFGSSLMGGGNLHYRGELWGDRAPAFLSRATALQLASHPLMTRSDKGRDTEAHGYFEKLEFSGNAGELHIKGKTAGAVPAYGAIAYIWPMSAKTDHRAVTCPVVLEEGGFEMDIAGLRPDSYWLKLNSLHVNGAVSNEYFVLKVDKSNQINLAEMNGEWLVDRADLAIHRQDPRAREFVSDEVISAAPTAESAGKLRVLRGLLDPAVPADLSSAKEDHAWLSDAAWTKAEVGWGMPTRNAFWSDGRFRMGTFLTLKQKPYEKGLYAHAPSHYGFAVDQKWKTFTATVGLRDGAQAVGSAVFVVRGDGKELYRSELLRAGENADVSVDVSGVKNLELLTEGGNGNTSNAWSIWVDPKVTR, from the coding sequence ATGATCCGGGCGAAATCGATATGGGCGGCGTGGATGTGCTGGGTGGGACTTCTGTCCGCTGCCATCGGTGCGTCACAAGGTGACGACGTGGCCGGGAGTGCCATGCTGCGGGATGCGATGAAACATATCTCCGCCTATCATGTGGGGCAGCCGAAATCCGACAAGGTCCTGCGGGTCGTCTATTTCACCCCCGGCGACCGGGATCCGCTCGCCGACCATGCCGGCCGTCTCGACCGCATCCTGGATGACGTCGCCGGTTTCTATCGCGAGGGCTTCAAGCGTTTCGGCCAGGACACCGGGGGGCTGCCATTGGAGAGAAAGGACGGCAAGCTCGTGATCCACCAGGTGAAGGGCAAGCTTCCGGCCAGCTCATACACCTACGAGTCCGGAAGCATCACCAAGGCCGAGGTCCGGGCGGCGCTGAAAGGTATCGTGGATATGGACCGCGAGCATGTGCTCATCCTCTACGCGCTTTGCCACCAGGAGTCCGACGGCCGGTATGTTTTCAATTCACCGTATTACGGTGACGGAGCGTCCTCGAACAGCAGCGGCCTCTGTCACGCGGCGGACTGCGAGTTGCTTGATCCCCGGCTGCTCGGGGAGACGGAAAAGCAGATGGTTTACACCGAGCACTATTACCCGCGCGTCGAGCAGACGATCGGCAAGTTCAATGGCTGGTACATCGGCGGCATCGCCCATGAACTCGGACACGGCCTCGGACTTCCCCATGACAATGGCAGCAAGGAGGAGCGCGGGTTCGGCAGTTCGCTGATGGGAGGTGGGAATCTGCACTACCGTGGCGAATTGTGGGGGGATCGCGCTCCCGCTTTCCTTTCGCGCGCCACCGCGCTGCAGCTCGCTTCGCATCCCCTGATGACCCGGTCCGACAAGGGCCGTGATACCGAGGCGCACGGATATTTCGAAAAACTCGAATTCTCCGGGAACGCCGGAGAGCTTCACATCAAGGGCAAGACTGCCGGTGCCGTGCCAGCTTATGGTGCGATCGCCTATATCTGGCCGATGAGTGCCAAGACCGACCATCGGGCCGTCACCTGTCCCGTAGTGCTGGAAGAAGGCGGATTCGAGATGGATATCGCGGGACTCCGCCCGGATTCATATTGGCTGAAGCTGAACTCCCTGCATGTGAATGGCGCGGTTTCCAATGAGTATTTCGTATTGAAGGTCGACAAATCAAACCAGATCAACCTCGCGGAAATGAATGGCGAGTGGCTGGTGGATCGCGCCGATCTCGCCATCCACCGGCAGGATCCGCGTGCCCGCGAGTTTGTCAGCGACGAAGTCATTTCCGCCGCGCCCACCGCTGAATCCGCGGGGAAATTGCGGGTGTTGCGCGGATTGCTGGATCCTGCGGTTCCGGCGGATCTTTCGTCAGCCAAGGAAGATCACGCTTGGTTGTCCGATGCTGCATGGACCAAGGCGGAAGTCGGCTGGGGCATGCCGACTCGGAATGCTTTCTGGTCCGACGGCAGATTCCGGATGGGCACGTTTCTCACGCTGAAACAGAAACCCTATGAAAAGGGACTCTATGCCCATGCGCCCTCGCATTACGGATTCGCAGTGGACCAGAAATGGAAAACCTTCACCGCCACCGTCGGTCTCCGGGACGGCGCCCAGGCGGTTGGTTCCGCGGTGTTTGTCGTTCGTGGAGACGGGAAGGAATTATACCGTTCGGAGCTCCTGCGTGCCGGAGAGAACGCGGATGTGTCGGTGGATGTCTCCGGTGTGAAAAATCTCGAACTCCTCACCGAAGGTGGGAATGGAAACACCAGCAACGCGTGGTCGATATGGGTCGACCCGAAAGTCACCCGTTGA
- a CDS encoding PQQ-binding-like beta-propeller repeat protein → MKLPDVIFIGFNRRVAALHRLTGQIIWEWKAPKGSCYVSLLLERDLLVVSVDGYIYGIDPLTGGQLWSNPMTGYGTGVTSLVSVNGISSGQLNLAVSEITARQAASSSGSDAGSGH, encoded by the coding sequence ATGAAACTTCCGGATGTCATCTTCATAGGCTTCAACCGCCGCGTCGCGGCACTGCACCGTCTGACGGGCCAGATCATCTGGGAGTGGAAGGCGCCCAAAGGCTCATGCTACGTCAGCCTGCTACTGGAAAGAGACCTGCTCGTCGTCTCGGTGGATGGCTACATCTATGGAATCGATCCGCTCACCGGCGGGCAGCTCTGGAGCAATCCGATGACCGGCTACGGCACGGGTGTCACCTCGCTGGTCTCGGTCAATGGAATCAGCTCGGGTCAGCTCAATCTGGCCGTGTCTGAAATCACCGCGCGGCAGGCTGCGTCATCTTCCGGAAGTGACGCGGGAAGTGGTCATTGA
- a CDS encoding peroxiredoxin, protein MTSQPRTGDPAPNFTAQVIGGGYATPATVSLADFKGKTIILYFYPKDDTPGCTTQACSLRDGWGEISGKARVLGVSIDPIRKHAKFISKYELPFPLLSDEEHRIADSYGVWVEKTLYGRTYMGTERTTFVIGPDSRIKAVLPKVKPDEHLGKLLSLL, encoded by the coding sequence ATGACTTCACAACCCCGAACCGGCGACCCCGCTCCGAATTTCACCGCGCAGGTCATCGGCGGCGGATATGCCACGCCCGCCACCGTCAGTCTCGCGGATTTCAAGGGAAAAACGATCATCCTTTATTTTTACCCGAAGGACGACACTCCCGGCTGCACCACGCAAGCCTGCTCCTTGCGCGACGGGTGGGGCGAAATTTCCGGCAAGGCCAGGGTCTTGGGAGTCAGCATCGATCCCATCAGGAAGCATGCGAAATTCATCAGCAAATACGAGCTGCCGTTCCCCCTTCTCAGCGATGAGGAGCACCGCATCGCGGATTCCTACGGCGTCTGGGTGGAGAAAACCCTGTATGGAAGGACCTACATGGGGACGGAACGCACGACGTTCGTCATCGGCCCGGACAGCCGGATCAAGGCGGTCCTGCCCAAGGTGAAGCCGGACGAACACCTTGGGAAACTTCTTTCACTGCTGTAG
- a CDS encoding endonuclease/exonuclease/phosphatase family protein, producing MRIFLRTTVVAALAMLPFHAAHALVAGSYNIRYDNKGDVEKGNSWTQRAPIVAGLIRFHEFDLLGTQEVLHHQLNDLQALLPDYDHVGCGRNDGKEAGEYAAIFFRKDKFKLINSGSFWLSETPEKPSKGWDAEQTRICTWARLRKTEGGGEIFLFNTHFDHRGTQARLESAKLILSKIKTIARDQPVILTGDFNVDQTSESYKLLHDSGIVSDSFETATDRYALNGTANGFNPSSKTESRIDHVFYTRPLKPVRYGILTDTYRTPVPDSAETQNGNFPGEVKFRNFQTRLPSDHFPVLVEFE from the coding sequence ATGCGCATTTTCCTCAGGACCACGGTCGTCGCCGCACTCGCGATGCTGCCTTTCCACGCCGCCCACGCCCTCGTCGCGGGCAGCTACAACATCCGCTACGACAACAAGGGTGATGTCGAAAAAGGGAATTCCTGGACGCAGCGCGCGCCCATCGTCGCCGGGCTGATCCGTTTCCACGAGTTCGACCTGCTCGGCACCCAGGAAGTCCTCCACCACCAGCTCAACGACCTGCAGGCCCTGCTGCCCGACTACGACCATGTCGGCTGCGGCAGGAACGACGGCAAGGAAGCGGGAGAATACGCCGCGATCTTTTTCCGCAAGGACAAGTTCAAGCTGATCAACTCCGGTTCCTTCTGGCTGTCCGAAACCCCGGAAAAACCCAGCAAGGGCTGGGACGCGGAACAGACCCGCATCTGCACCTGGGCGAGACTGCGGAAGACGGAGGGCGGCGGTGAGATCTTCCTTTTCAACACCCACTTCGACCACCGGGGCACCCAGGCCCGCCTGGAAAGCGCGAAACTCATCCTCTCGAAAATCAAGACGATCGCCCGTGACCAACCCGTCATCCTGACCGGTGATTTCAACGTGGACCAGACCAGCGAGAGCTACAAGCTGCTGCACGACTCCGGCATCGTTTCCGATTCGTTCGAAACCGCCACCGACCGTTATGCCCTCAACGGCACGGCGAATGGCTTCAACCCCAGTTCGAAAACCGAGAGCCGCATCGACCACGTCTTCTACACCCGCCCGCTCAAGCCGGTGCGCTACGGCATCCTAACGGATACCTACCGCACCCCGGTTCCTGATTCCGCGGAAACCCAGAACGGAAATTTCCCCGGCGAGGTGAAATTCCGCAACTTCCAAACCCGCCTGCCCTCGGATCATTTCCCGGTGCTGGTGGAGTTCGAGTGA
- a CDS encoding AAA family ATPase, with translation MTSESPQIHLVLGPPAAGKTTYARELAAHVGAILLDSDEVTERLIRAGLNLAGLDPDDRDSPAYKTAFREVVYETLFDLAKSHASRLPVVIAGPFTREGGEADWPGRLESRLGALPEFHYVWCHPDVRKERIKARGATRDLPKLADWENYVATCRESAPVFPHRWIDTSPNHSNSTSTGK, from the coding sequence ATGACTTCCGAATCCCCTCAAATCCACCTCGTCCTCGGCCCGCCCGCCGCCGGAAAAACCACCTATGCCCGGGAGCTCGCCGCGCACGTCGGCGCGATCCTGCTGGATAGCGACGAGGTCACGGAACGCCTCATCCGCGCCGGTCTGAACCTGGCTGGCCTGGATCCGGATGACCGGGACTCGCCCGCCTACAAGACCGCCTTCCGCGAGGTGGTTTATGAAACACTTTTCGATCTGGCGAAATCCCACGCCAGCCGGCTTCCCGTCGTCATCGCCGGGCCGTTCACCCGCGAGGGCGGCGAGGCGGATTGGCCGGGCCGGTTGGAATCACGGCTAGGGGCGTTGCCTGAATTCCACTATGTCTGGTGTCATCCGGATGTGCGCAAGGAACGGATCAAGGCACGCGGCGCGACACGGGATCTCCCGAAACTCGCCGATTGGGAAAACTACGTGGCCACCTGCCGTGAGTCGGCACCGGTCTTCCCCCACCGCTGGATCGACACATCCCCCAATCACTCGAACTCCACCAGCACCGGGAAATGA
- the mutS gene encoding DNA mismatch repair protein MutS gives MSEPALTPMMAQYQSMRKSLPADMILFYRLGDFYEMFFEDAKAASPIMNVALTKRGGTPMCGVPYHAAQGYIARLLKAGKRVAIAEQTSEAVAGKLVSREIARILTPGSIDDIALLDDQRPNYLAAVCRHGKSAGLACVDHTTGEFTIAEFADIGQLEDELARISPSELLIPDHQTAEFGKLVNCLVYEGYTFLPEHASQLLKEQFNVHSLDGFGCAALHAASGAGGAILHYLIHQLRRPCGHLHPPRVRESADHVLIDASSQRNLDLVDSRSGKAHTLLGVLDRTATPMGARLLRDWILHPLRDLTALTARQDLIASFLAEPYLLSKCREALKGIRDIERTTSRLSQGSGNARDLQSLGVSISHIPALKEDLSSLPAASSLQPHLCSRLHTFHELTEMLAQALTDEPPAHLRDGGVIRDGWSPELDELRNASRGGKDWIARLQEDERKRTGIDSLKIKFNNVFGYFIEITTTHLAKVPDDYTRKQTMSNAERYITPALKEMENKVLGAEERSKQLEAELFAQLRTQVITHLPTLQETAAAVAEIDVLCALAEVAQYHRHCRPVLNQEKGFFVTNGRHPVLEQTLTDVKFVPNDTELDPETARLQILTGPNMAGKSTYIRQIALIAVMAQIGAFVPAEAATIGLVDRIFCRVGASDDLSRGQSTFMVEMSETALILNHATDKSLVILDEIGRGTATFDGLSIAWAVAEHLHDQIGCRTLFATHYHELTDLSNTKAAVANYNVAVREWNEEIIFLHKILPGAADKSYGIQVARLAGLPKPVVERAKSILSHLELHSVKPEAKKQGPKAKNTDQPSLPKPNPPQMDLFADF, from the coding sequence ATGTCCGAACCCGCGCTGACTCCCATGATGGCCCAATACCAGTCCATGCGGAAATCCCTGCCTGCGGACATGATCCTGTTCTACCGCCTCGGCGACTTCTACGAAATGTTCTTCGAGGACGCGAAGGCCGCCTCGCCGATCATGAACGTCGCGCTGACGAAACGCGGCGGCACCCCGATGTGCGGGGTGCCTTACCATGCGGCCCAGGGCTACATCGCCCGGCTCTTGAAAGCGGGAAAACGCGTCGCCATCGCGGAGCAGACGTCGGAGGCCGTCGCCGGAAAACTGGTCTCCCGCGAGATCGCCCGCATTCTCACGCCCGGCTCCATCGACGACATCGCCCTGCTGGACGACCAGCGCCCGAACTACCTCGCCGCCGTCTGCCGCCATGGGAAATCCGCCGGCCTGGCCTGTGTCGACCACACCACCGGTGAGTTCACCATCGCCGAATTCGCGGACATCGGCCAGCTTGAGGACGAGCTCGCGCGCATTTCCCCGTCCGAGCTCCTCATCCCCGACCACCAGACCGCGGAGTTCGGAAAACTCGTCAACTGTCTCGTTTACGAGGGCTACACGTTCCTTCCGGAGCACGCCAGCCAGCTCCTCAAGGAGCAATTCAACGTCCATTCGCTCGATGGCTTCGGCTGTGCAGCGCTCCATGCCGCCAGTGGCGCGGGCGGGGCGATCCTCCACTACCTCATCCACCAGCTCCGGCGCCCCTGCGGCCACCTCCATCCACCGCGTGTCAGGGAGAGCGCGGACCATGTCCTCATCGACGCCTCCTCTCAGCGGAACCTCGATCTGGTCGATTCCCGCTCGGGCAAGGCCCACACCCTGCTCGGCGTGCTGGACCGCACCGCCACGCCGATGGGCGCCCGCCTGCTGCGGGATTGGATTCTTCACCCGCTGCGCGATCTCACCGCACTCACAGCCCGCCAGGACCTCATCGCCTCTTTTCTGGCGGAGCCCTACCTGTTGTCGAAATGCCGCGAAGCGCTCAAAGGCATCCGCGACATCGAGCGCACCACCTCGCGGCTTTCGCAAGGTTCGGGGAACGCCCGCGACCTCCAATCCCTCGGAGTTTCCATTTCCCACATCCCCGCGCTGAAGGAAGACCTTTCCTCCCTGCCGGCGGCGTCATCGCTCCAACCGCATCTCTGCTCGCGCCTGCACACCTTCCACGAACTGACGGAAATGCTCGCGCAGGCCCTCACCGACGAGCCACCCGCCCACCTCCGAGACGGCGGCGTCATCCGGGACGGCTGGTCCCCCGAACTTGACGAACTCCGCAACGCCTCGCGCGGCGGCAAGGACTGGATCGCCCGCCTGCAGGAGGACGAGCGCAAGCGCACGGGCATCGACTCGCTGAAGATCAAGTTCAACAACGTCTTCGGTTATTTCATCGAGATCACCACCACCCACCTTGCGAAGGTCCCGGACGACTACACGCGCAAGCAGACCATGTCGAACGCCGAGCGCTACATCACCCCCGCGCTCAAGGAAATGGAAAACAAGGTGCTCGGTGCCGAAGAACGCTCGAAGCAGTTGGAGGCGGAACTGTTCGCCCAGCTCCGCACCCAGGTGATCACCCATCTTCCCACCCTCCAGGAAACCGCCGCCGCCGTCGCGGAGATCGACGTGCTCTGCGCTCTCGCGGAAGTCGCCCAATACCACCGCCACTGCCGCCCCGTCCTCAACCAGGAAAAAGGGTTCTTCGTCACCAACGGCCGCCACCCGGTGCTCGAACAAACCCTCACGGACGTGAAGTTCGTCCCGAACGATACCGAACTGGATCCGGAGACCGCGCGGCTGCAGATCCTTACAGGCCCCAACATGGCCGGTAAATCCACCTACATCCGCCAGATCGCGCTCATCGCCGTGATGGCGCAGATCGGCGCGTTCGTTCCGGCGGAGGCCGCTACGATAGGTCTCGTAGACCGCATTTTCTGCCGCGTCGGCGCGTCGGACGATCTCTCGCGCGGCCAGTCCACCTTCATGGTCGAGATGAGCGAGACCGCGCTGATCCTCAACCACGCCACGGACAAGTCCCTCGTCATCCTCGACGAGATCGGCCGCGGCACCGCGACCTTCGACGGACTCTCCATCGCCTGGGCCGTGGCCGAACACCTGCACGACCAGATCGGCTGCCGCACGCTCTTCGCCACCCATTACCATGAGCTGACGGACCTTTCCAACACCAAGGCGGCCGTCGCCAACTACAACGTGGCCGTCAGGGAGTGGAACGAGGAGATCATCTTCCTCCACAAGATCCTCCCCGGTGCCGCGGACAAGTCCTACGGCATCCAGGTCGCCCGGCTCGCCGGCCTGCCGAAACCCGTGGTCGAGCGCGCCAAGTCCATCCTCTCCCACCTCGAACTCCACTCGGTCAAACCCGAGGCTAAAAAACAGGGACCCAAGGCGAAGAACACGGACCAGCCTTCACTTCCGAAGCCGAATCCTCCGCAGATGGATCTGTTCGCGGATTTCTAG